Proteins encoded in a region of the Methanobrevibacter millerae genome:
- a CDS encoding GNAT family N-acetyltransferase, giving the protein MTNDIEQIDYNIIKLTKEHELSSFHCGLNDMDNFLKDDALNQQEDNINTTYLLIHENKIIGFFSLLADSINIKDIPKEYECSYKSFPAIKIGRLAIHEDYQKKGIGTKILDNICSEIKNISLKIGVKFITVDAYCKVRKFYYDNAFQHIKIERPEKLKRTAERNQKTTITLYKDLKRI; this is encoded by the coding sequence ATGACTAATGATATTGAGCAAATCGATTATAATATTATTAAATTAACTAAAGAACATGAATTATCTAGTTTTCACTGTGGCCTAAATGATATGGATAATTTTTTAAAAGATGATGCATTAAACCAGCAGGAAGACAATATAAATACAACTTATCTTTTAATACATGAGAATAAAATAATTGGATTTTTTAGTTTACTTGCAGATAGTATAAACATAAAAGATATTCCAAAAGAATATGAATGCTCATATAAAAGTTTTCCTGCTATAAAAATTGGAAGATTAGCCATACATGAAGATTATCAAAAAAAAGGTATAGGAACTAAAATATTAGACAACATATGTTCTGAAATAAAAAATATATCTTTAAAAATTGGAGTTAAATTTATTACAGTTGATGCATATTGTAAAGTAAGAAAATTTTATTATGATAATGCATTTCAACATATAAAAATAGAACGACCAGAAAAATTAAAAAGAACTGCAGAAAGAAATCAAAAAACTACTATCACATTATATAAAGATTTAAAAAGAATATAA